In Daucus carota subsp. sativus chromosome 4, DH1 v3.0, whole genome shotgun sequence, one DNA window encodes the following:
- the LOC108218542 gene encoding rust resistance kinase Lr10: protein MCKSLLFNTCYWKMVVLVLMLLTIVAGAEKNCSVSRCPGRDWPDIHFPFWQKPKSSTSQPADDCAHLPDFQLSCGASPARRGEDQSSKEETLLDFHHIVHTSIQGLDLSFKYKAVVTWIIHSSQVLFIDTPILIDIVPSSVLANSSSAFHHLPLKTYTSDSLSFCYLSLGCRNDGYELFNDDPFISYNCHNSYTFFNCSSSSPVNEHNGNKVINSLSTRAFKVYAYSSHIAAIDMLDQVRSCTKMFDISTKLNQSSQSCEFDTLVRYREYPLLSWSTKVGGGKCEAERQSCKTYDERDRGSPRKSYADVPQPQPSTRDSGRAIAKLLIAVLLPCIFLVVLGLIFWYNFIRLNKQREEEEELKIKMFMENYKALKPTRYSYSDIKKITNMFKHKLGQGGYGSVFKGQISADIPVAVKVLHIDSRANGDDFINEVGTIGKIHHINVVRLLGYCADGCHRALVYEFQPNHSLEKFVYRRGKPQNFIGWKKMQKIARGIAKGMEYLHHGCAQQILHFDIKPNNILLDKNFNPKIADFGLAKLCNKGQSMVSMTAARGTIGYIAPEVFSRNFGKVSSKSDVYSFGMLLLEMVGGKTNDMTTEQNASDVYFPEWIFRRLEKNEELVIQIENEDDSKIARKLTIVGLWCIGWHPIDRPSMKVVIQMLEADECPAMPPNPFSTPTSGNATHAKSLFGERLQVISETE, encoded by the exons ATGTGCAAGTCCTTGCTGTTTAATACGTGTTACTGGAAAATGGTCGTGTTAGTATTGATGTTGTTGACAATAGTTGCAGGTGCAGAAAAAAATTGTAGTGTGAGTCGATGCCCAGGTAGAGACTGGCCGGATATTCATTTTCCGTTTTGGCAAAAACCCAAAAGCAGTACTTCTCAGCCGGCAGATGACTGTGCCCACCTGCCTGACTTCCAGCTTTCTTGCGGTGCCAGTCCCGCCAGAAGAGGAGAAGATCAATCAAGCAAGGAGGAAACCTTATTGGATTTTCATCACATAGTGCACACATCAATCCAGGGACTCGATCTCTCTTTCAAGTACAAGGCAGTTGTTACGTGGATCATCCATAGCTCCCAAGTTTTATTTATAGATACCCCTATTCTCATTGATATAGTACCAAGTTCGGTGTTAGCTAATTCCTCATCTGCTTTCCACCATCTTCCTCTCAAAACATATACTTCTGATTCTTTATCTTTTTGTTACCTAAGTTTGGGTTGTAGAAATGATGGCTATGAGCTCTTCAATGATGACCCCTTTATTAGTTATAATTGTCATAACAGCTACACATTTTTCAATTGTTCCTCTTCTTCACCAGTCAACGAGCATAATGGAAATAAGGTCATCAATTCCCTCAGCACCAGAGCTTTCAAGGTTTATGCATATTCTTCCCACATCGCTGCAATAGATATGCTGGACCAAGTAAGATCTTGCACTAAGATGTTCGATATTTCAACTAAGCTCAACCAATCTTCACAGTCCTGTGAATTCGACACCCTAGTACGTTACCGAGAGTATCCACTATTGAGTTGGTCCACGAAAGTAGGTGGCGGAAAATGTGAAGCTGAGCGACAGAGTTGTAAGACTTATGATGAAAGAGATCGAGGGAGTCCCAGAAAGAGTTACGCAGATGTTCCGCAACCCCAACCATCCACGAGAGATTCAG GTCGTGCAATTGCCAAACTACTTATAGCTG TTTTATTGCCATGCATCTTCTTGGTTGTACTTGGCCTTATCTTCTGGTATAACTTTATCCGATTAAATAAACAaagggaggaggaggaggagttGAAGATTAAAATGTTTATGGAGAACTATAAAGCGCTCAAGCCAACAAGATACTCCTATAGTGACATCAAAAAGATCACAAATATGTTCAAGCATAAATTAGGCCAAGGAGgttatggatctgtattcaagGGACAGATTTCAGCTGATATTCCAGTCGCGGTGAAGGTTCTTCATATTGATTCCAGAGCTAATGGTGATGACTTCATCAACGAGGTTGGTACTATAGGTAAAATTCACCATATCAATGTGGTTCGACTGCTCGGGTATTGTGCTGATGGATGTCATCGAGCTCTAGTTTATGAGTTTCAACCTAATCATTCACTAGAAAAGTTCGTTTATAGAAGAGGTAAACCACAAAATTTCATAGGTTGGAAGAAAATGCAAAAAATTGCTCGAGGTATAGCCAAGGGGATGGAATATCTTCACCATGGATGCGCACAACAGATTCTCCACTTTGATATTAAACCTAACAACATTTTATTGGACAAGAACTTTAATCCCAAAATCGCAGATTTTGGATTGGCAAAGTTGTGTAACAAAGGACAGAGCATGGTGTCCATGACTGCGGCTAGGGGGACTATTGGCTACATTGCACCCGAAGTGTTTTCAAGGAATTTCGGTAAAGTTTCATCCAAATCAGATGTTTACAGTTTTGGAATGTTGTTACTTGAAATGGTTGGAGGAAAAACCAATGATATGACCACAGAACAGAACGCGAGTGATGTATACTTTCCCGAATGGATTTTTCGTAGGCTTGAGAAAAATGAGGAGTTGGTGATCCAAATCGAAAATGAAGATGACAGTAAGATAGCAAGGAAGTTAACGATTGTCGGACTTTGGTGCATTGGATGGCATCCGATAGACCGGCCATCAATGAAGGTTGTGATTCAGATGTTAGAGGCTGATGAATGTCCTGCCATGCCACCAAATCCTTTTAGTACCCCCACTTCAGGAAATGCCACACATGCAAAATCATTGTTTGGTGAAAGGCTCCAAGTCATTTCTGAAACAGAGTGA
- the LOC108218543 gene encoding rust resistance kinase Lr10, which yields MLSLQLMLLVSFTFFTFSSSSNNDPSSCGDISNISCPFYLKDDLLHNCGRHGLLSRELHCQDNRTMIYVTSFYDDNLYMYQVAGINYQNLTLRLSHTNQTSFRHFDGLAQNNTPIIFMNCPAPLTSESGYIDATTSDAFSSWGNNDTKSFSGKNYCPSQYSYVVAGPLKLGDVVEGCKVRDAAWVSLDWRSDVTYSSDDITIISKADNEDIRSEVLAYGFDVPWGKIFCYKSCSLDYHCVRHFENNAYSYKCQPFSATLSLPERLLKILRDIAAYFVDRIPFILKFTGKFIGIRALCGIPFLLALLLFKMRRRHWSIYDSIEDFLQGQKNILMPIRYDFSDIKKITNGFKDKLGEGGFGTVYKGKLRSGLVVAVKIMGKSKATGQEFINEVATIGRIHHVNVVQMIGFCFEGSKRALVFEFMPNGSLEKYIFPRDGEEEHISLSCEKMYEISSKVAAGIDYLHRGCDMRILHFDIKPHNILLDEDFNPKISDFGLAKLYATDDSIVNLTAARGTIGYMAPELFYKNIGGISYKADVYSFGMLLMEMAGRRRNISPLVEQLSQIYFPSWIYDQIKEGKGIEMEDATTEESKLLKKMIIVALWCIQLKPGDRPSMNKVIEMLEGDVELLVIPPKPFLSPQEENQEAEIQVEDEEAATPLLQS from the exons atgctctcactCCAGCTCATGCTATTAGTATCGTTCACTTTCTTCACGTTTTCAAGCAGCAGCAATAATGATCCTTCTTCTTGCGGTGATATCAGTAACATAAGCTGCCCTTTCTACTTGAAAGATGATCTTCTTCATAACTGTGGTCGTCATGGTCTACTCAGCCGCGAACTCCACTGCCAGGACAATCGGACCATGATATACGTGACTTCTTTTTACGATGATAACTTATACATGTACCAGGTTGCAGGCATCAATTACCAGAACCTGACACTGCGGCTCAGTCATACAAATCAAACTTCTTTTAGACATTTCGATGGGCTAGCTCAGAATAACACGCcgataatatttatgaattgcCCTGCTCCTTTAACTTCAGAATCTGGGTATATTGATGCTACAACTTCTGATGCCTTTTCCAGTTGGGGTAATAATGACACAAAATCTTTTTCTGGCAAAAATTACTGTCCTAGTCAATACTCTTATGTTGTTGCTGGCCCTCTAAAATTGGGGGATGTAGTAGAGGGTTGTAAGGTACGCGATGCAGCTTGGGTGTCATTAGATTGGCGGTCCGATGTTACATATAGTTCTGATGATATTACTATAATCAGCAAGGCAGATAATGAAGACATCCGCAGTGAGGTGTTGGCTTATGGATTCGATGTTCCGTGGGGAAAAATCTTCTGCTACAAGTCATGTAGCCTCGACTATCATTGTGTTCGTCATTTTGAAAACAATGCTTACAGTTACAAGTGCCAGCCCTTCTCAGCGACTTTATCTTTACCAGAAC GCCTGCTCAAAATCTTGAGAGACATTGCTGCATATTTTGTTG ACCGGATTCCATTTATACTTAAATTCACTG GCAAGTTTATTGGTATAAGAGCTTTGTGTGGAATCCCATTTCTCCTAGCATTGTTACTCTTCAAGATGAGGAGAAGGCATTGGTCAATATATGACAGCATTGAGGATTTCTTACAAGGTCAGAAAAACATTCTCATGCCCATAAGATACGATTTCTCtgatataaaaaagataactaATGGCTTCAAAGACAAATTGGGCGAAGGAGGATTCGGTACTGTGTATAAAGGAAAGCTGCGTAGTGGCCTAGTTGTTGCTGTCAAGATTATGGGCAAGTCGAAGGCTACAGGGCAAGAATTCATTAATGAAGTTGCTACAATCGGAAGGATTCATCATGTAAATGTCGTGCAAATGATTGGTTTTTGTTTTGAGGGTTCAAAACGTGCTTTAGTCTTTGAGTTCATGCCTAATGGATCTCTTGAGAAGTACATTTTCCCTCGTGATGGTGAGGAGGAGCATATCTCCTTGAGTTGTGAAAAAATGTATGAGATTTCTTCCAAAGTGGCTGCTGGAATTGACTATTTACACCGAGGATGTGATATGCGAATCTTGCATTTTGATATTAAGCCTCACAACATTCTCCTAGACGAGGACTTTAATCCGAAAATTTCTGATTTTGGGCTTGCAAAGTTGTATGCTACGGATGATAGTATCGTCAACCTGACTGCAGCAAGGGGCACGATAGGTTACATGGCCCCTGAGCTGTTCTACAAAAACATTGGAGGTATTTCTTATAAAGCAGACGTCTATAGTTTTGGAATGTTGCTCATGGAAATGGCGGGGCGAAGGAGAAATATAAGCCCATTGGTGGAGCAATTGAGCCAGATCTATTTTCCCTCTTGGATTTATGATCAAATAAAAGAAGGGAAGGGGATTGAAATGGAAGATGCTACTACAGAAGAGAGCAAGTTGTTAAAGAAGATGATAATAGTGGCATTGTGGTGTATACAACTGAAGCCTGGTGATCGTCCCTCAATGAACAAAGTCATTGAAATGCTTGAAGGAGACGTCGAGCTATTGGTCATACCACCCAAGCCATTTTTAAGTCCACAAGAAGAGAATCAAGAAGCAGAGATTCAAGTAGAGGATGAAGAAGCAGCAACTCCACTACTCCAGAGTTGA
- the LOC108218539 gene encoding rust resistance kinase Lr10: MEKMKLLMVVVAVVILLTTVEGAGKKKNCSVSRCSDGGPGIHFPFWLKQNNSAPHPADDCAYLPEFQLLCGGDPRRRGEYQSRKDLTLVEYQHTVNTSIQGLHLSFKYKAVVSVINYRLRVLVMDTPFLVDVIPSSVVLANSSSTSYHLPFSTYTYDDSYICYRTYACIYARYARDYQLFDKDPFGCNYGYSSYTYYTFFNCSSSSPLIKNYEYPTIIVNSLSTKDFKVYAYSSASPTIDVLDNIRSCTKMYDISTKLDQSSQFCASPFYARESLSWSKNVGGRKCEAARESCNYVKSNSDTDFPYFQPSTGDSGRAIAKLLVAVLLPCIFLVVLGLIVWYHFIRLNKQKEEDELKIKMFMENYKALKPTRYSYRDIKRITNMFRHKLGQGGYGSVFKGHISTDIPVAVKVLHIDSKANGDDFVNEVGTIGKIHHVNVVRLLGYCADGCNRALVYEFQPNHSLEKFVYRREKPQNFIGWKKMQKIARGIAKGMEYLHYGCAQQILHFDIKPNNILLDKNFNPKIADFGLAKLCNKGQSMVSMTAARGTIGYIAPEVFSRNFGKVSSKSDVYSFGMLLLEMVGGKTNDMTTEQNASDVYFPEWIFHRLEKNEELVIQMENEDDSKIARKLTIVGLWCIGWHPIDRPSMKVVIQMLDADECPAMPPNPFSTPASGNATHAKSLFGERLHVISEAE; the protein is encoded by the exons ATGGAAAAAATGAAGTTGCTTATGGTGGTGGTAGCAGTAGTCATATTGTTGACGACAGTTGAAGGTGCAGGGAAGAAGAAGAATTGCAGTGTGAGTCGGTGCAGCGATGGAGGCCCGGGAATTCACTTTCCGTTCTGGCTCAAACAAAATAACAGCGCTCCTCATCCTGCAGATGATTGTGCCTACTTGCCTGAATTTCAACTTCTTTGCGGTGGCGATCCTCGCAGAAGAGGAGAATATCAATCACGCAAGGACTTAACCTTAGTGGAGTATCAACACACAGTGAACACATCAATTCAGGGACTCCATCTCTCTTTTAAGTACAAGGCAGTTGTTAGTGTCATCAATTATAGACTCCGAGTTTTAGTTATGGATACCCCATTTCTTGTAGATGTAATACCAAGTTCAGTAGTATTAGCTAATTCCTCATCTACTTCCTACCATCTTCCTTTCAGTACATATACTTATGATGATTCATATATTTGTTACCGAACTTACGCTTGTATATATGCTAGATATGCTAGAGATTATCAGCTTTTCGACAAAGACCCCTTTGGATGTAATTATGGTTATAGCAGCTACACCTATTACACTTTTTTCAATTGTTCCTCTTCATCACCACTCATCAAGAATTATGAATATCCTACAATCATCGTCAATTCCCTCAGCACCAAAGATTTCAAGGTTTATGCTTATTCTTCAGCTTCTCCTACAATCGATGTGTTGGACAATATACGATCTTGCACTAAGATGTACGATATTTCAACTAAGCTCGACCAATCTTCACAGTTCTGTGCCTCCCCATTTTACGCACGGGAATCATTGAGTTGGTCCAAGAATGTAGGTGGTAGAAAATGTGAAGCTGCGCGAGAGAGTTGTAATTATGTTAAGAGTAATAGTGACACAGATTTTCCATACTTCCAACCATCCACCGGAGATTCAG GTCGTGCAATTGCCAAACTACTTGTAGCTG TTTTATTGCCATGCATCTTCTTGGTTGTACTTGGCCTTATCGTCTGGTATCACTTTATCCGATTAAATAAACAAAAGGAGGAGGATGAGTTGAAGATTAAAATGTTTATGGAGAACTATAAAGCGCTCAAGCCAACAAGATACTCCTATCGTGACATCAAAAGGATCACAAATATGTTCAGGCATAAATTAGGCCAAGGAGGTTATGGATCCGTATTCAAGGGACACATTTCAACTGATATTCCAGTCGCTGTGAAGGTTCTTCATATTGATTCCAAAGCAAATGGTGACGACTTCGTCAACGAGGTTGGTACTATAGGTAAAATTCACCATGTCAATGTGGTTCGACTGCTCGGGTATTGTGCTGATGGATGTAATCGAGCTCTAGTTTATGAGTTTCAACCTAATCATTCACTAGAAAAGTTCGTTTACAGAAGAGAGAAACCACAGAATTTCATAGGTTGGAAGAAAATGCAAAAAATTGCTCGAGGTATAGCCAAGGGGATGGAGTATCTTCACTATGGATGCGCACAACAGATCCTCCACTTTGATATTAAACCGAACAACATTTTATTGGACAAGAATTTCAATCCCAAAATCGCGGATTTTGGATTGGCTAAGTTGTGTAACAAAGGACAGAGCATGGTGTCCATGACTGCGGCTCGGGGGACTATTGGCTACATTGCACCAGAAGTGTTTTCAAGGAATTTCGGAAAAGTTTCATCCAAATCAGATGTTTACAGTTTTGGAATGTTGTTACTTGAAATGGTTGGAGGAAAAACCAATGATATGACCACAGAACAGAACGCCAGTGATGTATACTTTCCCGAATGGATTTTTCATAGGCTTGAGAAAAATGAAGAGTTGGTGATCCAAATGGAAAATGAAGATGACAGTAAGATAGCAAGGAAGTTAACGATTGTCGGACTTTGGTGCATTGGGTGGCATCCGATAGATCGGCCATCGATGAAGGTTGTGATTCAGATGTTAGACGCTGATGAATGTCCTGCCATGCCACCAAATCCTTTTAGCACCCCTGCTTCAGGAAATGCCACACATGCAAAATCATTGTTTGGTGAAAGGCTCCATGTCATTTCTGAAGCAGAGTGA